Proteins from one Muntiacus reevesi chromosome X, mMunRee1.1, whole genome shotgun sequence genomic window:
- the AP1S2 gene encoding AP-1 complex subunit sigma-2 isoform X1 translates to MQFMLLFSRQGKLRLQKWYVPLSDKEKKKITRELVQTVLARKPKMCSFLEWRDLKIVYKRYASLYFCCAIEDQDNELITLEIIHRYVELLDKYFGSVCELDIIFNFEKAYFILDEFLLGGEVQETSKKNVLKAIEQADLLQEEAETPRSVLEEIGLT, encoded by the exons ATGCAGTTTATGTTGCTTTTTAGTCGTCAGGGAAAGCTTCGACTGCAGAAATGGTATGTCCCATTAtcagacaaagagaagaaaaagatcacaAGAGAACTTGTTCAAACCGTTTTAGCACGGAAACCTAAAATGTGCAGCTTTCTTGAATGGCGAGATCTGAAGATTGTTTACAAAAG ATATGCCAGTCTGTATTTTTGCTGTGCTATTGAGGACCAGGACAATGAACTAATTACCCTGGAAATAATTCATCGTTATGTGGAATTACTTGACAAGTATTTTGGCAGT gTGTGTGAACTtgatatcatttttaattttgagaaggcttattttattttggatgAGTTTCTTTTGGGAGGAGAAGTTCAGGAAACATCCAAGAAGAATGTCCTTAAAGCAATTGAGCAGGCTGATCTGCTGCAGGAG GAAGCTGAAACCCCACGTAGTGTTCTTGAAGAAATTGGACTGACATAA
- the AP1S2 gene encoding AP-1 complex subunit sigma-2 isoform X2, protein MQFMLLFSRQGKLRLQKWYVPLSDKEKKKITRELVQTVLARKPKMCSFLEWRDLKIVYKRYASLYFCCAIEDQDNELITLEIIHRYVELLDKYFGSVCELDIIFNFEKAYFILDEFLLGGEVQETSKKNVLKAIEQADLLQEPRHEYFNVPVY, encoded by the exons ATGCAGTTTATGTTGCTTTTTAGTCGTCAGGGAAAGCTTCGACTGCAGAAATGGTATGTCCCATTAtcagacaaagagaagaaaaagatcacaAGAGAACTTGTTCAAACCGTTTTAGCACGGAAACCTAAAATGTGCAGCTTTCTTGAATGGCGAGATCTGAAGATTGTTTACAAAAG ATATGCCAGTCTGTATTTTTGCTGTGCTATTGAGGACCAGGACAATGAACTAATTACCCTGGAAATAATTCATCGTTATGTGGAATTACTTGACAAGTATTTTGGCAGT gTGTGTGAACTtgatatcatttttaattttgagaaggcttattttattttggatgAGTTTCTTTTGGGAGGAGAAGTTCAGGAAACATCCAAGAAGAATGTCCTTAAAGCAATTGAGCAGGCTGATCTGCTGCAGGAG CCACGTCATGAATATTTTAATGTCCCTGTGTACTAA
- the AP1S2 gene encoding AP-1 complex subunit sigma-2 isoform X3 translates to MQFMLLFSRQGKLRLQKWYVPLSDKEKKKITRELVQTVLARKPKMCSFLEWRDLKIVYKRYASLYFCCAIEDQDNELITLEIIHRYVELLDKYFGSVCELDIIFNFEKAYFILDEFLLGGEVQETSKKNVLKAIEQADLLQELIA, encoded by the exons ATGCAGTTTATGTTGCTTTTTAGTCGTCAGGGAAAGCTTCGACTGCAGAAATGGTATGTCCCATTAtcagacaaagagaagaaaaagatcacaAGAGAACTTGTTCAAACCGTTTTAGCACGGAAACCTAAAATGTGCAGCTTTCTTGAATGGCGAGATCTGAAGATTGTTTACAAAAG ATATGCCAGTCTGTATTTTTGCTGTGCTATTGAGGACCAGGACAATGAACTAATTACCCTGGAAATAATTCATCGTTATGTGGAATTACTTGACAAGTATTTTGGCAGT gTGTGTGAACTtgatatcatttttaattttgagaaggcttattttattttggatgAGTTTCTTTTGGGAGGAGAAGTTCAGGAAACATCCAAGAAGAATGTCCTTAAAGCAATTGAGCAGGCTGATCTGCTGCAGGAG TTGATTGCATGA